A genomic segment from Coccinella septempunctata chromosome 3, icCocSept1.1, whole genome shotgun sequence encodes:
- the LOC123310018 gene encoding gamma-aminobutyric acid receptor alpha-like gives MENSIGVRKRRNDVVSRNISMVLENLLKQYESSQLPTHGRGKPTLIKTNILIRSMGPISELDMEYSMDCYFRQYWRDERLSFRGPIQSLSLSIKMLERIWRPDTFFYNGKNSYVHTITVPNKLLRISQDGDILYSMRLTIKAKCPMKLHTFPMDRQSCPLIMGSYAYSSKDIIYQWMDDGSVTFVPGMTLSQFDLISFPYRNQTIRRREGDFSVLQVSFNLQRHTGYFLIQVYVPCILIVVLSWVSFWIHREATSDRVGLGITTVLTLSTISLDSRRDLPKVRYATALDWFLLMSFFYCIATLLEFAGVHYFTKVGSGEIPMDEEEWEELEKEEIVGADSGETFEEVTPPISTQPTRRKSSLVCPIVNDPSSPYNNRRASSYQIPKCNVRNTVEKMTQTEFKIPKWQQFVYCLKGDDNFRKQRQREAAALNGSDSSGAPLHVNSVSLIDRTARVFFPVSFTFVNICYWMTYFMYQDDFEWENAPSNTLN, from the exons ATGGAGAACAGTATTGGGGTGAGGAAAAGGAGGAACGATGTGGTCAGTAGAAATATTTCCATGGTTCTTGAAAACTTGCTGAAGCAATATGAAAGTTCTCAGTTACCAACTCATGGAAGAG GAAAGCCAACATtgataaaaacaaatattttgatTCGAAGTATGGGGCCAATATCGGAGTTGGATATG GAATACTCTATGGACTGCTACTTCCGGCAATATTGGCGAGATGAACGTTTGTCATTTAGAGGACCAATTCAGTCTCTTTCTCTTTCTATCAAAATGCTGGAAAGGATATGGCGACCCGATACTTTCTTttataatggaaaaaattcatatGTCCATACTATTACGGTTCCGAATAAACTACTAAGGATTTCTCAAGATGGAGATATTCTATATTCGATGAG GCTAACGATAAAGGCAAAATGTCCCATGAAACTCCATACATTTCCGATGGACAGGCAATCTTGTCCTCTAATAatgggaagtt ATGCTTATTCTTCCAAGGACATAATTTATCAGTGGATGGACGACGGAAGTGTGACATTTGTACCAGGAATGACTCTTTCACAATTTGATCTTATCTCATTTCCGTATAGAAACCAAACAATTAGGAGGAGAGAAG GCGATTTCTCTGTATTGCAAGTATCTTTCAACCTCCAAAGACACACTGGTTATTTCCTGATTCAAGTGTACGTTCCCTGCATTTTGATTGTTGTACTATCTTGGGTATCTTTCTGGATACATCGCGAAGCTACCAGCGACCGAGTAGGCCTTGGCATCACCACCGTCCTTACCCTGTCAACTATAAGTCTGGATTCTCGAAGAGATTTGCCAAAAGTCAGATACGCCACTGCTCTAGATTGGTTTCTTCTGATGAGTTTCTTTTACTGTATAGCAACTCTGTTAGAATTCGCAGGAGTACATTATTTCACCAAGGTTGGCAGCGGAGAGATACCAATGGATGAGGAAGAATGGGAAGAActcgaaaaagaagaaattgttGGTGCTGATTCCGGTGAAACTTTCGAGGAGGTGACGCCGCCAATTTCGACACAGCCCACTAGGAGGAAGAGTTCTTTGGTGTGTCCAATAGTGAAC GATCCTTCTTCTCCATATAACAACAGACGGGCATCTAGTTATCAAATACCAAAATGTAATGTACGTAACACCGTGGAAAAAATGACCCAAACTGAATTTAAAATACCAAAATGGCAACAATTCGTCTACTGCTTGAAGGGCGACGATAATTTTCGAAAACAGAGGCAACGAGAAGCAGCAGCCTTGAATGGATCTG atTCTTCTGGTGCTCCTCTGCATGTGAACAGCGTATCATTGATAGACCGTACAGCTAGAGTTTTCTTTCCTGTTTCTTTCACGTTTGTCAATATTTGCTACTGGATGACATATTTCATGTACCAAGATGACTTTGAATGGGAAAATGCACCGTCGAATAcattgaattga